A window of Costertonia aggregata contains these coding sequences:
- the rfbD gene encoding dTDP-4-dehydrorhamnose reductase, producing MKKVLVTGANGQLGQCIQKISEYYANLEFIFKDSKQLDITNAVEVDTLFTKKKFHFCVNCAAYTNVEQAEKTPDMAFKVNAEGAKNIALACNKYKTTLIHISTDYVFDGEKEEPYSVEDATNPINEYGKSKLQGELYIQEILKKHLIIRTSWLYSEFGRNFYKTILDKAISEKILYVTDAQTGCPTNANHLAKHILETINENEMEYGVHHFTDGHAMTWYDFAKKILLDKQLTGKVELFRAIVCNTNIKRPRNSRLT from the coding sequence ATGAAAAAAGTATTGGTTACAGGAGCTAACGGTCAATTGGGGCAGTGTATTCAGAAAATATCTGAATATTATGCTAATTTAGAATTCATATTCAAAGATTCCAAACAATTGGATATTACAAACGCTGTTGAGGTCGATACCCTTTTTACAAAGAAAAAATTTCATTTCTGTGTTAATTGTGCCGCATACACTAACGTAGAGCAAGCAGAAAAAACACCCGATATGGCCTTTAAGGTGAATGCAGAAGGGGCCAAAAACATAGCACTTGCATGCAATAAATATAAAACTACACTAATTCATATTTCAACAGATTATGTTTTTGACGGCGAAAAAGAAGAACCGTACAGTGTTGAAGACGCCACAAACCCAATCAACGAATATGGTAAGTCCAAACTTCAGGGAGAATTATATATTCAGGAAATTTTAAAAAAACACTTGATTATTCGTACTTCATGGTTATATTCAGAATTCGGTAGAAATTTTTATAAAACTATTTTGGACAAAGCTATATCAGAAAAGATATTGTACGTTACGGACGCTCAGACTGGGTGCCCTACAAATGCAAATCATTTGGCGAAACATATCCTCGAAACAATAAATGAGAACGAAATGGAGTATGGGGTGCATCATTTTACTGATGGGCATGCGATGACCTGGTATGACTTTGCAAAAAAAATCCTATTAGACAAACAGTTAACAGGAAAAGTCGAACTTTTTAGGGCCATTGTATGTAATACAAACATAAAAAGACCTAGAAATAGCAGGCTAACATGA
- the rfbC gene encoding dTDP-4-dehydrorhamnose 3,5-epimerase — protein MKITETVLKGCYIFEPHVIEDERGVFFESFKKNELENALGHTIDFVQDNQSISKKGVLRGLHFQKGKAAQAKLIRVIDGEVLDVVVDMRTDSPTYSEHFKINLSGWNKKILFIPKGMAHGFLALSDRVVLAYKCDNYYHPEAESGIVYNDKSLSIDWEFPDKDLILSDKDLKLPKFSEL, from the coding sequence ATGAAGATTACCGAAACTGTTCTAAAAGGCTGTTATATTTTTGAGCCACATGTAATTGAAGACGAAAGAGGTGTTTTTTTTGAATCGTTCAAAAAAAATGAACTGGAAAATGCTTTAGGCCATACAATAGATTTTGTTCAGGACAATCAATCCATCTCAAAAAAAGGAGTTTTGAGGGGGTTGCATTTTCAAAAAGGAAAAGCGGCCCAGGCCAAGCTGATAAGGGTGATAGATGGAGAAGTTTTGGATGTAGTAGTCGATATGCGAACCGACAGCCCTACTTATTCAGAACATTTTAAAATAAATTTATCGGGCTGGAATAAAAAAATACTTTTTATACCAAAAGGTATGGCGCATGGGTTTTTGGCATTATCCGATAGAGTGGTCCTTGCTTATAAATGTGATAATTATTATCATCCTGAAGCCGAAAGTGGTATCGTTTATAATGATAAAAGCTTGAGTATCGATTGGGAATTTCCAGACAAGGATCTAATACTCTCTGATAAGGATTTAAAGCTTCCTAAATTTTCTGAATTATAA